Within Nakaseomyces glabratus chromosome G, complete sequence, the genomic segment TGAGGCACTATTTCTCGTACCTGATGTTTCGGGTAGCTCCTGTGgatttttccaaaaaattatatataacatTGATGAAACACTTCAGAGTCGTAAGTGTAAAGTGTCAATAACGAAGAGTCATCTTAaacattatattttattctgaCAAACATCAACTATTAATACTTAACATGTCCGTACCACCATTGACTAAGACGATATCACAATCGAGCTTTGCGGAGTCACTGAGAGATCTTTCGAGTGATGAGGACCTAATCAACAAGAGGATAGGATCACCTAACCGGGACCACAGAAGAAGACGTTCCTCCAGTATATTATCTCACGTTGAACCAGAAACTTTTGAGGATGAGAATGACCAACATATCCTGACGAATATGAATGCCACTTGGATGGATCAACCAGGAGCATGGATTATACATGTTGTGATTATTCTGCTGCTTGCAGGGATGTACAAAGTTATGCCAGGTATGTCTACCAAGAATGCTTGGTCACTCACAAATACCACATATGTTATAGGTTCCTATGTCATGTTCCACTGGATCAAAGGTACGCCTTTCGAATTTAATGGTGGGGCTTATGATAACCTTACAATGTGGGAACAGATAGATGGTGAGACATTATTCACCCCTACAAGAAAATACTTAATCTCTGTTCCTATTGTACTATTTCTGATAGTAACACATTACTCAAGAGGTAGCCACTTTTTCAGCAAGGATTTCATTTGGAACTGTTGTGTCACATTTTTTGGTGCCATTTTACCAAAGCTACCCATCACACATAGACTTAGATTATCGATTCCTGGATTTACTCCTGCTCAAATCAGTtaaaaaattgatg encodes:
- the ORM2 gene encoding sphingolipid homeostasis protein ORM2 (CAGL0G01188g~Ortholog(s) have role in cellular sphingolipid homeostasis, negative regulation of sphingolipid biosynthetic process, response to unfolded protein and SPOTS complex localization): MSVPPLTKTISQSSFAESLRDLSSDEDLINKRIGSPNRDHRRRRSSSILSHVEPETFEDENDQHILTNMNATWMDQPGAWIIHVVIILLLAGMYKVMPGMSTKNAWSLTNTTYVIGSYVMFHWIKGTPFEFNGGAYDNLTMWEQIDGETLFTPTRKYLISVPIVLFLIVTHYSRGSHFFSKDFIWNCCVTFFGAILPKLPITHRLRLSIPGFTPAQIS